Proteins from one Paraburkholderia sp. BL10I2N1 genomic window:
- a CDS encoding CaiB/BaiF CoA-transferase family protein yields MSATTGQSGPLAGVKVLELGTLIAGPFAARFLGEFGAEVIKIEDPKGGDPLRKWRKLYPEVGGTSLWWAVQARNKKSVTINLKAEEGKEIVRRLAREADIVVENFRPGLLEKLGLGYDVLSAENPGLVMVRLSGYGQTGPYRDRPGFGAIAESMGGLRHITGYPDLPPPRIGISIGDSIAALHGVIGSLMALHHRQVNGGKGQVVDVALYEAVFNMMESVVPEYGVYGMVRERTGASLPGIVPSNTYPCRDGSIVIGGNSDPIFKRLMLAIDRADLANDPDLAHNDGRVPRTQEIDGAIAAWLATRTIDEALAVLNAADVPVGRIFSVADMFTDPQFLARQMIQRFKWQDGVDITLPAVTPKLSETPGETRWLGPELGEHTDEVLHSLGYDADHIARLHAGQIV; encoded by the coding sequence ATGAGCGCAACCACTGGCCAGTCTGGCCCGCTTGCGGGCGTCAAGGTGCTCGAACTCGGCACGCTGATCGCGGGTCCGTTCGCGGCGCGTTTTCTCGGTGAGTTCGGCGCGGAGGTCATCAAGATCGAAGACCCGAAGGGCGGCGATCCGCTGCGCAAGTGGCGCAAGCTCTACCCGGAAGTAGGTGGCACGTCTCTGTGGTGGGCGGTGCAGGCGCGCAACAAGAAGTCGGTGACGATCAACCTGAAAGCCGAAGAGGGCAAGGAGATCGTCCGGCGTCTTGCCAGGGAAGCAGATATCGTCGTCGAGAATTTCCGTCCAGGCCTACTCGAGAAACTCGGTCTCGGCTATGACGTGCTGTCCGCTGAAAATCCAGGTCTCGTGATGGTGCGGCTGTCGGGCTATGGCCAGACCGGACCGTATCGCGATCGTCCGGGGTTCGGTGCGATTGCCGAATCGATGGGCGGCCTGCGCCATATCACGGGCTATCCGGATCTGCCGCCGCCGCGCATCGGCATTTCGATCGGCGATTCCATCGCGGCGCTGCACGGCGTGATCGGCTCGCTGATGGCGTTGCACCACAGGCAGGTGAATGGCGGCAAAGGGCAGGTCGTCGACGTCGCCCTGTACGAAGCCGTCTTCAACATGATGGAAAGCGTGGTGCCCGAATACGGCGTGTACGGGATGGTTCGCGAGCGCACCGGCGCTTCGCTGCCGGGGATCGTGCCATCGAATACCTACCCGTGTCGCGACGGCAGCATCGTGATTGGGGGCAACAGCGATCCGATCTTCAAGCGGTTGATGCTTGCCATCGACCGCGCGGACCTCGCCAACGATCCTGATCTCGCGCACAACGATGGCCGCGTGCCGCGCACGCAGGAGATCGACGGCGCAATCGCCGCCTGGCTCGCCACGCGCACGATCGACGAGGCGCTCGCCGTGCTGAACGCCGCCGACGTGCCGGTCGGACGCATCTTTAGTGTCGCCGACATGTTCACCGATCCGCAGTTTCTCGCACGGCAGATGATCCAGCGCTTCAAATGGCAGGACGGCGTCGACATCACGCTGCCCGCCGTGACGCCGAAGCTGTCGGAGACGCCCGGCGAAACGCGCTGGCTGGGACCGGAACTGGGTGAACATACCGATGAAGTCCTTCATTCGCTAGGTTATGATGCAGACCACATCGCGCGCCTGCATGCCGGGCAGATCGTCTGA
- a CDS encoding ABC transporter ATP-binding protein: MTVAALALENITCTFASRDDRSQRYTAVRDTTLRIAPGEFVSVVGPTGCGKSTLLNIGAGLLEPSSGTVSVFGEPLTGINRRAGYMFQADALMPWRSAIDNVMAGLSFRDVPRHEARAKADEWLKRVGLGGFGDRYPHQLSGGMRKRVAMAQTLILDPDIVLMDEPFSALDIQTRQLMENELLDLWAAKRKAVLFITHDLDEAIAMSDRVVVLSAGPGTRPIGEFTIDLPRPRDVAEIRAHPRFVELHAQIWSVLRDEVLKGYQQQLTAVPLQPAGHPSKQ, encoded by the coding sequence ATGACCGTTGCCGCATTGGCGCTCGAAAACATCACCTGCACGTTTGCGTCGCGTGACGACCGCTCGCAGCGTTACACGGCAGTCAGGGACACGACGCTGCGCATTGCTCCGGGCGAATTCGTGTCGGTCGTCGGGCCGACGGGCTGCGGCAAGTCGACGTTGCTCAACATCGGCGCGGGATTGCTCGAACCGTCATCGGGCACGGTCAGCGTGTTCGGCGAACCGCTCACAGGCATCAACCGCCGCGCCGGCTATATGTTTCAGGCCGATGCGCTGATGCCGTGGCGCTCCGCCATCGACAACGTGATGGCAGGCCTGTCCTTCCGCGATGTGCCGCGACATGAAGCGCGCGCGAAGGCGGATGAGTGGCTGAAGCGCGTGGGTCTCGGCGGCTTTGGCGACCGCTATCCGCATCAGTTGTCGGGCGGCATGCGCAAGCGCGTCGCGATGGCGCAGACGCTCATTCTCGACCCGGACATCGTTCTGATGGACGAGCCGTTCTCGGCGCTCGACATCCAGACGCGCCAGCTGATGGAAAACGAACTGCTCGACCTGTGGGCCGCGAAGCGCAAGGCGGTGCTCTTCATCACGCACGATCTCGACGAGGCGATCGCCATGTCCGATCGCGTCGTCGTGCTGTCGGCGGGACCGGGCACGCGGCCGATCGGCGAATTCACGATCGATCTGCCGCGTCCGCGCGATGTTGCCGAGATTCGCGCGCATCCACGCTTCGTCGAACTTCACGCACAGATCTGGAGCGTGCTGCGCGATGAAGTGCTGAAGGGCTATCAGCAGCAACTAACGGCCGTCCCGCTGCAGCCGGCCGGCCATCCATCGAAACAGTAA
- a CDS encoding DNA polymerase III subunit gamma/tau, with the protein MTYQVLARKWRPKDFASLVGQEHVVRALTHALDGGRLHHAYLFTGTRGVGKTTLSRIFAKALNCETGVTATPCGVCRACREIDEGRFVDYVEMDAASNRGVDEMAALLERAVYAPVDARFKVYMIDEVHMLTNHAFNAMLKTLEEPPAHVKFILATTDPQKIPVTVLSRCLQFNLKQMPAGHIVSHLERILGEEKIPFEAQALRLLARSADGSMRDALSLTDQAIAYSANQVTEEAVRGMLGALDQSYLIRLLDALAAGDGAGVLAVADEMALRSLSFPTALQDLASLLHRVGWAQFAPSSVLEEWPEAADLRRFADMLSPEQVQLFYQIATIGRSELGLAPDEYAGFTMTLLRMLAFEPAPNGGGGGGAVPAARSGTAGSAEGTRTAVPTVAARQGAAAEPVATAAAPARAAEPARLAVTTQTGNATQTSSAQTTSASPVPHATEHGEAGSRVVGAGAAASDASTATIVEGDTQTDISGSKAPAGAGTAPGGAPAAEANAAETAQGVDAAASSPGRPAQEDATPPAARDDSRPVPSFARAANGASASTPAVAPAAQEDSSVAARQTPPPAGADAAPRRAGGASAALDVLRSAGLKVSSDRGRAAPAAPSAPAPKPAAPRVNVPGAPLDRQGAASAPARPQRKSAPNAAQGASSVPPWEDIPLDDYMPASADDAYFGPLDDGYVPVFDSGPDDVRLTPAAPTPVPVVDTTPLPPAIPLDAIGFDGDWPALAVGLALKGISYQLAFNSELISLDGGTLRLNVPVPQYADPAQVAKLKTALAERLGQPVDVQVEVGRARRTAAALDAIARAQRQQDAEREIRQDPFVQSLIRDFGASIVPDSIRPIAPEGGQGAAGGAAAAH; encoded by the coding sequence ATGACCTATCAAGTTCTCGCACGCAAGTGGCGGCCGAAGGATTTCGCGTCGCTCGTCGGACAGGAGCACGTGGTGCGCGCGCTCACGCACGCGCTCGACGGCGGGCGTCTGCATCACGCCTATCTGTTTACCGGAACCCGCGGCGTCGGCAAGACGACGCTCTCGCGCATCTTCGCCAAGGCACTGAATTGCGAAACCGGCGTGACCGCGACCCCATGCGGCGTCTGCCGTGCGTGTCGGGAGATCGACGAGGGACGCTTTGTCGACTACGTCGAAATGGACGCGGCGAGCAACCGTGGCGTCGACGAAATGGCCGCGCTGCTGGAGCGCGCGGTGTACGCGCCCGTCGATGCGCGCTTCAAGGTCTATATGATCGACGAAGTGCACATGCTGACGAACCACGCGTTCAACGCCATGTTGAAGACGCTGGAGGAACCGCCGGCGCACGTCAAGTTCATCCTCGCCACGACCGACCCGCAGAAAATTCCCGTCACCGTGCTGTCGCGCTGCCTGCAGTTCAACCTGAAGCAGATGCCGGCAGGACACATCGTGTCGCATCTCGAGCGAATTCTCGGCGAAGAGAAGATTCCCTTCGAGGCTCAGGCGCTGCGCCTCCTCGCGCGTTCGGCCGACGGCTCGATGCGCGACGCGCTCTCGCTGACCGATCAGGCGATCGCCTATTCGGCCAATCAGGTGACTGAGGAAGCCGTGCGCGGCATGCTCGGGGCGCTCGACCAGAGCTACCTGATCCGCCTGCTCGACGCGCTGGCGGCGGGCGACGGTGCGGGCGTGCTGGCTGTTGCCGACGAGATGGCGTTGCGCAGCCTGTCGTTCCCGACTGCGCTTCAGGATCTGGCGAGCCTGCTGCATCGCGTTGGCTGGGCGCAGTTCGCACCGTCGTCGGTGCTGGAGGAGTGGCCGGAAGCGGCCGACCTGCGACGCTTCGCCGACATGCTGAGTCCCGAGCAGGTTCAGCTGTTCTATCAGATCGCAACGATAGGCCGGAGTGAACTTGGCCTCGCACCGGATGAATACGCCGGCTTTACGATGACGCTTCTGCGGATGCTGGCTTTCGAGCCGGCGCCGAACGGTGGCGGCGGAGGCGGGGCAGTGCCGGCGGCGCGATCTGGAACAGCCGGTAGTGCCGAGGGCACACGCACCGCGGTCCCGACGGTTGCCGCCCGGCAGGGCGCGGCGGCCGAGCCTGTGGCTACGGCGGCTGCGCCAGCGCGTGCGGCCGAGCCAGCGCGCCTGGCTGTGACGACCCAGACGGGTAACGCGACTCAGACTTCATCGGCGCAAACGACTTCCGCCTCACCTGTGCCGCACGCCACTGAGCACGGGGAGGCCGGGTCAAGAGTAGTGGGTGCTGGCGCCGCAGCGTCCGACGCTTCGACCGCGACCATCGTCGAAGGTGACACGCAAACCGACATTTCGGGGAGCAAGGCTCCCGCCGGGGCGGGTACTGCCCCTGGTGGCGCGCCAGCAGCTGAAGCCAACGCAGCAGAGACGGCACAAGGCGTCGATGCGGCAGCCTCCTCACCCGGGCGGCCAGCTCAGGAAGATGCAACGCCGCCTGCCGCGCGGGACGATAGCCGTCCGGTTCCGTCGTTTGCACGCGCGGCAAATGGAGCCTCTGCCTCGACCCCGGCAGTTGCGCCAGCGGCACAGGAAGACTCAAGCGTTGCCGCACGACAAACGCCGCCTCCCGCAGGCGCCGACGCCGCGCCCCGTCGGGCAGGCGGAGCGAGTGCCGCGCTTGACGTGCTGCGCAGCGCGGGCCTGAAAGTGTCCTCTGACCGCGGTCGCGCGGCGCCGGCAGCCCCGTCAGCGCCAGCGCCGAAGCCCGCCGCGCCGCGCGTGAATGTCCCGGGCGCACCTCTTGACAGGCAAGGCGCAGCATCCGCGCCGGCCCGGCCGCAGCGTAAAAGCGCACCCAACGCGGCACAGGGCGCTTCATCCGTGCCGCCGTGGGAAGACATTCCCCTGGACGACTACATGCCCGCGTCAGCGGACGATGCGTACTTCGGCCCCCTCGACGACGGCTACGTGCCGGTCTTCGACAGCGGTCCCGACGATGTCCGCCTGACGCCCGCTGCTCCCACTCCGGTGCCGGTAGTCGACACGACGCCTTTGCCGCCGGCAATTCCGCTCGATGCAATCGGTTTCGACGGCGACTGGCCCGCACTCGCGGTCGGCCTGGCGCTGAAGGGCATCTCATACCAGCTGGCGTTCAACAGCGAACTGATATCGCTCGATGGGGGCACGCTCCGGCTGAATGTGCCGGTTCCGCAATACGCGGATCCCGCCCAGGTTGCCAAACTGAAAACGGCGCTGGCCGAACGGCTCGGTCAACCCGTCGACGTCCAGGTCGAAGTCGGCCGCGCGCGCCGCACCGCCGCCGCGCTCGATGCCATCGCCCGTGCGCAGCGCCAGCAGGACGCCGAACGGGAAATCCGTCAGGATCCGTTCGTACAGTCGCTGATCCGCGACTTCGGTGCGAGCATCGTTCCCGATTCGATCAGGCCGATCGCACCGGAAGGCGGCCAGGGTGCAGCAGGCGGCGCGGCCGCTGCTCACTGA
- a CDS encoding MerR family transcriptional regulator: MSSESPTLLTVSEAAERLHVTPRTLKYYEERGLVTPSRSEGRYRLYDENDLDRFSRILRLRSLGFSLHGITEMLKRPLEPVEGGRNRFSMESLQEIRDALAQQVDALNARIDGVRRELKEAQTLKAELSDDLDYVQRRLAGENADALLAQRRDAQSKKKPSGRRSPASGKNGGPA, encoded by the coding sequence ATGTCCAGCGAATCACCCACCCTCCTCACCGTCAGCGAGGCAGCGGAACGTCTGCACGTCACGCCACGCACGCTGAAGTATTACGAAGAACGGGGCCTCGTCACACCGAGCCGCAGTGAAGGCCGATATCGGCTGTACGACGAAAACGACCTCGACCGATTCTCGCGAATCCTGCGCCTGCGTTCGCTCGGATTCTCGCTGCACGGCATCACCGAGATGCTGAAGCGTCCGTTGGAACCGGTCGAAGGTGGACGCAACCGCTTCTCAATGGAATCGCTGCAGGAAATCCGCGACGCGCTGGCGCAGCAGGTCGACGCGCTGAACGCTCGTATCGACGGCGTGCGGCGCGAACTGAAAGAAGCGCAGACGCTGAAGGCCGAACTCAGCGACGACCTCGACTATGTGCAACGGCGGCTCGCTGGCGAGAACGCCGACGCGCTGCTCGCGCAGCGGCGCGACGCCCAGTCGAAGAAAAAGCCTTCGGGACGCCGCTCACCTGCCAGCGGCAAAAATGGTGGGCCGGCATGA
- the rho gene encoding transcription termination factor Rho produces MHLSELKTLHVSELIEMANGLEIESANRLRKQELMFAILKKRAKTGETIFGDGTLEVLPDGFGFLRSPETSYLASTDDIYISPSQIRRFNLHTGDTIEGEVRTPKDGERYFALVKVDKVNGQPPEASKHKIMFENLTPLHPNKVLLLEREMRGEENVTGRIIDMIAPIGKGQRGLLVASPKSGKTVMLQHIAHAIKQNHPDVVLFVLLIDERPEEVTEMQRSVAGEVIASTFDEPAARHVQVAEMVIEKAKRLVEMKNDVVILLDSITRLARAYNTVVPASGKVLTGGVDANALQRPKRFFGAARNIEEGGSLTIIGTALIETGSRMDDVIYEEFKGTGNMEVHLERRLAEKRVYPSINLNKSGTRREELLIKPEILQKIWVLRKFIHDMDEVEAMEFLLDKIRQTKSNSEFFDMMRRGG; encoded by the coding sequence ATGCATTTATCCGAGCTTAAGACTCTGCACGTGTCCGAATTGATCGAGATGGCCAATGGCCTCGAGATCGAAAGTGCCAATCGCCTGCGCAAGCAGGAGTTAATGTTCGCCATTCTTAAAAAGCGCGCCAAGACGGGCGAAACGATCTTCGGTGACGGCACGCTCGAAGTGCTTCCGGACGGTTTCGGCTTCCTGCGTTCGCCGGAAACGTCGTACCTCGCGAGCACGGATGACATCTACATCAGCCCGTCGCAGATCCGCCGCTTCAACCTGCATACCGGCGACACGATCGAAGGTGAAGTCCGCACGCCGAAGGACGGCGAGCGCTATTTCGCGCTGGTCAAGGTCGACAAGGTCAATGGGCAGCCGCCAGAAGCCTCGAAGCACAAGATCATGTTCGAGAACCTCACGCCGCTGCACCCGAACAAGGTGTTGCTGCTTGAGCGTGAGATGCGCGGTGAAGAAAACGTCACGGGCCGCATCATCGACATGATCGCGCCGATCGGCAAGGGCCAGCGCGGCCTGCTGGTCGCCTCGCCGAAGTCCGGCAAGACGGTCATGCTGCAGCACATCGCGCACGCCATCAAACAGAACCATCCGGATGTCGTGCTGTTCGTGCTGCTGATCGACGAACGCCCGGAAGAAGTGACTGAAATGCAGCGTTCGGTGGCGGGCGAAGTGATTGCCTCGACTTTCGATGAACCGGCTGCGCGTCACGTGCAGGTTGCCGAAATGGTGATCGAGAAGGCCAAGCGCCTCGTCGAAATGAAGAACGACGTCGTGATTCTGCTCGACTCGATCACGCGTCTCGCGCGGGCCTACAACACGGTTGTGCCGGCATCGGGCAAGGTGCTGACAGGCGGTGTCGACGCGAACGCGCTGCAACGTCCGAAGCGCTTCTTCGGCGCGGCACGGAACATCGAGGAAGGCGGTTCGCTGACCATCATCGGCACGGCGCTGATCGAAACCGGCAGCCGCATGGACGACGTGATCTATGAAGAATTCAAGGGCACCGGCAACATGGAAGTGCACCTGGAACGACGCCTCGCTGAAAAGCGCGTCTATCCGTCGATCAATCTGAACAAGTCCGGCACGCGTCGCGAAGAACTGCTGATCAAGCCGGAGATCCTGCAAAAGATCTGGGTGCTGCGCAAGTTCATCCACGACATGGACGAAGTCGAAGCGATGGAATTCCTGCTCGACAAGATCCGCCAGACGAAGAGCAACTCCGAGTTCTTCGACATGATGCGTCGCGGCGGCTAA
- the recR gene encoding recombination mediator RecR, producing the protein MKQPSALSALVDALRALPGVGPKSAQRMAYHLMQHDRDGAERLGRSLLFATENLQHCEKCNTFTEAQVCEVCLDEERDPTLLCVVETPADQIMLEQTMTYRGLYFVLMGRLSPLDGIGPKEIHFDRLVKRASDGVVREVVLATNFTNEGEATAHYLGQTLKARGLAVTRLARGVPVGGELEYVDAGTIARAMLDRRSL; encoded by the coding sequence ATGAAACAACCTTCCGCCCTGTCGGCGCTCGTCGACGCGCTGCGCGCACTGCCCGGAGTCGGGCCCAAGTCCGCGCAACGCATGGCGTACCACCTGATGCAGCACGACCGCGACGGCGCCGAACGTCTCGGCCGCTCGCTGCTGTTTGCCACCGAAAACCTGCAACATTGCGAGAAGTGCAACACGTTCACCGAGGCGCAGGTCTGCGAAGTCTGCCTCGACGAGGAACGTGATCCGACCTTGCTATGTGTCGTCGAAACACCCGCCGATCAGATCATGCTCGAGCAGACCATGACCTATCGTGGCCTGTACTTCGTGCTGATGGGCCGTCTGAGTCCGCTCGACGGCATCGGGCCGAAGGAGATTCATTTCGACAGGCTGGTGAAGCGCGCATCGGATGGCGTCGTCAGGGAAGTCGTGCTCGCGACCAACTTCACGAATGAAGGCGAAGCCACCGCCCATTATCTCGGGCAGACACTCAAGGCGCGCGGTCTTGCCGTGACGCGGCTTGCGCGCGGTGTCCCGGTTGGCGGCGAACTCGAATACGTCGACGCCGGCACGATCGCCCGCGCGATGCTCGACAGGCGTTCGCTATAG
- a CDS encoding ABC transporter substrate-binding protein, which produces MQRRTFLTGSAALAGAALAGTPLAFAQGKPETQKVAIAVGGKNLFYYLPLSIAERRNYFRDEGLEVEISDFAGGSQALKAAVGGSADVVSGAFEHTLLLQAKNQMFREFVLQGRAPQIVLAVSKKTMPNFRSVTDLKGRKIGVTAPGSSTSIMASFVLAKAGLTAKDVAFIGVGAGAGAISAMQSGQIDALANLDPVMTKLERAGEIRIVSDTRTLADTRTVFGGNMPAGCLYASQSFITKNPNTTQALTNAMVRALKWLQTATGSELINTVPESYLLGDRALYLDAWAHVKEAMSPDGMMPADGPATSLRTLQTFDETVKGASIDLSKTWTNDFVKKALATVKA; this is translated from the coding sequence ATGCAACGCAGAACGTTCCTCACCGGCTCAGCCGCGCTCGCTGGCGCGGCATTGGCCGGTACGCCGCTCGCCTTCGCTCAGGGCAAACCCGAAACGCAGAAAGTCGCGATCGCGGTCGGTGGAAAGAACCTGTTCTATTACCTCCCGCTCAGCATCGCGGAGCGGCGCAATTACTTCAGGGACGAAGGCCTGGAAGTCGAGATCTCCGACTTCGCGGGCGGCTCGCAGGCGCTGAAGGCGGCCGTCGGCGGCAGCGCGGACGTGGTCTCAGGTGCGTTCGAGCACACCTTGCTGTTGCAGGCCAAAAACCAGATGTTCCGCGAATTCGTTCTGCAGGGACGTGCGCCGCAGATCGTGCTCGCCGTCTCGAAGAAGACGATGCCGAATTTCAGATCGGTTACCGACCTGAAGGGCAGGAAGATCGGCGTTACCGCTCCGGGTTCATCGACTTCGATCATGGCGAGCTTCGTGCTGGCAAAAGCCGGCCTGACGGCGAAAGACGTCGCGTTCATCGGCGTGGGCGCTGGTGCGGGCGCCATTTCGGCGATGCAGTCAGGACAGATCGACGCGCTTGCCAATCTCGACCCGGTCATGACGAAGCTGGAGCGCGCGGGCGAGATCCGCATCGTGTCCGACACGCGCACGCTCGCCGATACGCGCACGGTGTTCGGCGGCAACATGCCAGCCGGTTGCCTGTACGCGTCGCAGAGCTTCATCACGAAGAATCCAAACACCACGCAGGCGCTGACCAACGCGATGGTGCGCGCGCTCAAGTGGCTGCAGACGGCGACCGGCAGCGAGCTCATCAACACGGTGCCGGAATCGTACCTGCTCGGCGACCGCGCGCTCTATCTCGACGCGTGGGCGCACGTGAAGGAAGCGATGTCGCCGGACGGCATGATGCCGGCCGATGGTCCGGCGACGTCGCTGCGTACGCTGCAGACGTTCGACGAAACGGTGAAGGGTGCGTCGATCGACCTGTCGAAGACCTGGACCAACGACTTCGTGAAGAAGGCGCTCGCCACCGTCAAGGCGTAA
- a CDS encoding MFS transporter, with amino-acid sequence MNTAPSRVPRFSATRLRGDSFPWVLALVTGLDYFENAVFSFFASYIAGGVNASPDELVWSSSAYAVAAVLGILQQQWWVERFGYRRYVAGCMLLYSAGAVAAALCDTSFELPFARGFQGYFIGPMMGTCRILIQTSFAPQQRAGAIRAFLILIVASSALAPLVGGQLVAHFTWRALFACTAPAGVIFAGLALFALPDSGDVLPEERGALHFWPYMIFAFAQGALQIVMQQVRFQLLSASPGLIMLAVAGIAALAWFAYQQWQHPSPLVRLHALREKTFQVGLVLYMFYYYESTGFSYLVSRLLEQGLGYPVENAGRLVGITSLISSCALFVYLRYAKLLPRKKWIIVPGFAIAAFAAAWMTRMSPGVDQRALIGPLLLRGLLLLFIVLPVANLTFKIFAIEEFTHGYRLKNIVRQVTISFATASVIIVEQHRQALHQTRLAEYVNPYNPVFQSTIATLANGFAAAGHSMSEAHALAVVQVSRMVAQQASFLASPDGFYFLIGVAVCGGIFAAWQKQID; translated from the coding sequence ATGAACACTGCGCCGTCCCGCGTGCCGCGATTCAGCGCCACCAGGCTGCGCGGTGATTCTTTCCCGTGGGTGCTTGCGCTCGTCACCGGACTCGATTATTTCGAGAACGCGGTCTTCTCGTTCTTCGCAAGCTATATCGCGGGCGGCGTCAACGCATCGCCGGACGAACTCGTGTGGTCTTCAAGCGCGTATGCGGTGGCCGCCGTGCTCGGCATCCTGCAGCAACAGTGGTGGGTCGAGCGCTTTGGCTACCGGCGCTACGTCGCGGGCTGCATGCTGCTCTATTCCGCCGGCGCAGTCGCGGCCGCGCTGTGCGATACATCGTTCGAACTGCCGTTCGCGCGCGGCTTTCAGGGCTACTTCATCGGCCCGATGATGGGTACGTGCCGCATCCTGATCCAGACCAGTTTCGCGCCGCAACAGCGTGCCGGCGCCATCCGCGCGTTCCTCATCCTGATCGTGGCGAGTAGCGCGCTGGCGCCGCTCGTCGGTGGCCAGCTGGTGGCGCATTTCACCTGGCGCGCGCTGTTCGCCTGCACCGCCCCGGCAGGGGTGATCTTCGCCGGTCTCGCGTTGTTCGCACTGCCGGATTCGGGCGACGTGCTGCCCGAAGAACGTGGCGCATTGCATTTCTGGCCCTACATGATCTTCGCCTTCGCACAGGGTGCGCTGCAGATCGTGATGCAGCAGGTGCGTTTCCAGCTGCTCAGCGCGTCGCCCGGCCTCATCATGCTCGCGGTCGCGGGCATCGCCGCACTTGCCTGGTTTGCGTACCAGCAGTGGCAGCATCCGTCGCCGCTTGTCCGTCTCCATGCGCTGCGCGAGAAGACTTTCCAGGTCGGCCTCGTGCTGTATATGTTCTACTACTACGAGTCGACGGGTTTCAGCTATCTCGTCTCGCGCCTTCTCGAACAGGGGCTCGGCTACCCGGTGGAAAACGCCGGGCGGCTCGTCGGCATTACGTCGCTGATCTCGTCCTGCGCCCTCTTCGTTTATCTGCGTTACGCGAAGCTGTTGCCACGCAAAAAATGGATCATCGTGCCGGGCTTCGCGATAGCCGCGTTCGCCGCGGCCTGGATGACACGCATGTCGCCAGGCGTGGATCAGCGCGCGTTGATCGGCCCGCTCCTGCTGCGGGGACTGCTGCTGCTCTTCATCGTGCTGCCGGTCGCCAATCTGACGTTTAAAATCTTCGCTATCGAGGAGTTTACGCACGGCTACCGGCTGAAGAACATCGTCCGGCAAGTGACGATCTCGTTCGCGACTGCATCTGTCATCATTGTCGAGCAGCATCGGCAAGCGTTGCATCAGACCCGGCTCGCCGAATACGTGAATCCGTACAATCCGGTTTTTCAGAGCACGATCGCAACGCTGGCGAACGGCTTTGCCGCCGCCGGCCACTCGATGAGCGAAGCGCACGCGCTTGCCGTCGTTCAGGTGAGCCGGATGGTCGCGCAGCAGGCGAGCTTCCTGGCGTCGCCGGACGGGTTCTATTTTCTGATCGGCGTCGCCGTGTGCGGCGGAATCTTCGCAGCGTGGCAAAAACAGATCGACTGA
- a CDS encoding YbaB/EbfC family nucleoid-associated protein, producing the protein MMKGQLAGLMKQAQQMQENMKKMQEQLAQIEVEGQSGAGLVKVTMTCKNDVRRVSIDPSLLADDKDMLEDLVAAAFNDAVRKAEATAQEKMGGMTSGLPLPPGFKLPF; encoded by the coding sequence ATGATGAAAGGTCAACTCGCCGGGCTGATGAAGCAGGCTCAGCAGATGCAGGAAAACATGAAGAAGATGCAGGAGCAACTCGCTCAGATTGAGGTCGAGGGGCAGTCGGGCGCGGGCCTCGTCAAAGTGACGATGACGTGCAAGAACGACGTGCGCCGCGTCTCGATCGACCCGAGCCTGCTCGCCGACGACAAGGACATGCTGGAAGACCTCGTCGCCGCCGCGTTCAACGACGCCGTGCGCAAGGCCGAAGCGACCGCGCAGGAAAAGATGGGCGGCATGACTTCGGGACTGCCGCTGCCGCCGGGCTTCAAGCTCCCGTTCTGA
- the trxA gene encoding thioredoxin TrxA, which translates to MSEQIKHISDASFEQDVVKSDKPVLLDFWAEWCGPCKMIAPILDEVAKDYGDRLQIAKINVDEHQSTPVKFGVRGIPTLILFKNGAVAAQKVGALSKSQLTAFLDGNL; encoded by the coding sequence ATGAGCGAACAAATCAAGCACATCAGCGACGCATCGTTCGAACAGGATGTCGTGAAATCCGACAAACCCGTCCTGCTCGATTTCTGGGCTGAATGGTGCGGTCCCTGCAAAATGATTGCGCCGATCCTCGATGAAGTCGCGAAGGATTACGGCGACCGTCTGCAAATCGCCAAGATCAATGTCGACGAGCATCAGTCGACACCGGTCAAGTTCGGCGTGCGCGGCATCCCCACACTGATCCTCTTCAAGAATGGCGCGGTCGCCGCGCAGAAGGTCGGCGCACTGTCGAAGTCGCAACTCACCGCGTTCCTCGACGGCAATCTCTAA